A stretch of DNA from Paenibacillus sp. FSL W8-0186:
GTCCATTCATATATCCCTGTTTATATCCCGCAACCAAATCTTTTATGAAGAACGGCTGTCCGATTACTTGACTATTAATGTTCTTCTCCACTTCTCGGAAAAGTTGATCCAATTGCTTGGGAGATAAAACGCTCTGCGCATCATTCCGGCCTTCTTCCTGCGACGTATATGCGCGAGTCTGAGCAGAACGGGAAGTCGACGAAAAAGTGCCCTGTCCCGCGGCAGTCTGCGCCGAATTGCTCGGCCCTGCACTTCTGGCTCGCGATCCTGTATTATATTGTGGCATCGGCTGCTCTTGCCTCGATGGAGCTGGAGGATCTTCTTTTTTGGCGATAAATCCTTTTTCCCGAACCAATTCAACAAGCTGATACTCAGGAAAAATAAATTTGAGCGCTTTTACCACACCATTGAGTGTTTTCACCATGCCTTTTCGGTAGATTCTCATACTTCCCGTTATCCCTCCTGGGGCCTACTATTCATTCTATTTTCCTATATTATACTATGTCTCTACTACTTTTGCTCTCAAATTCTGGAATGTGCATTCGTATCCTAAAGAACTACCTCAGGACTCATAAATGATGTTTTTGCTTCATTTATGATACGGTCACCGTGCTGTCTGTGACGGCTAATTTTCATAAAAAATGGGCCAACCACTGCGGTTAGCCCGTTCTTCTCATTTTGTCTAGGATTTAACTTATCTTTACCGCCAGAAGGTTGTACAAGTTGCCTTATCCATCATATTAAACTCGATCATCTTTTCAAGTAATGAGTATTCAACAGGGCGATCCCACGGGATACGCACGATCTCCTTTGTTTGATCATACCCAACCTTCGATATCTCATCAGAAAAATGAGCCACCCCCGTTTGCTCTGGGGAAACAGCCATATGTTTTTTGGATATGCTAAAGCCGATGATGTATGTTCCATGGTCTGTAAACATAGGCTGATTCCACTTCAGCGTAGGCGATAAACTTGGGAACTTCTTCATCACCCAAGACAAAACCTCTTCCATACGCTCTCGATGCTGCGGGTTTTCAATATGATCTAAAAATTCCGCAAACACTTCCATACTATCCCTCCTCGATAAACACACTACTACCCGAAAAAGACATCCTTCTTGATATTCTTTTTGGAAACTTGATTGTTTAGTAAGTAGTTGGAAACCGCCTCAACCATAGACTTTGGTCCTGCAATATATTATTTGCCGCTATTCTTATATAAGGAGCTGAACTTATTTATCTCCTGATGTAACTCGTCCCTTGAGTCAATGATCTTGAAAAAAACTCACTATCTCATCTCCTTCTACATCGCACCCGCCAATCTTGCTGCTCTCGTCCGGTTATTTATTGTTCCAACAACACTTTTACAAGTTTGTCAATCCAGGCCATCCAACCATATTTAGCGCCTGCAAATCCTTGTTCATTGGTAATTCCGGTTTGTTCAAGATGCAGGTTCACCTTCCCATCCCCCAAATCCTGAATCGTCAACGTAACCGTATGTCTCTCTTCCCCCACTGCCCAAGTAAAGGACAATAGGTTCGGTTCATCCACGATAAGCACTTCGCTGTCTACGATTCCATCCCAATACTCGTTTGGTTCATGGCGGAACTGAAAGCGGTGTCCGACAACAGGCTCAAAATCATTATCCGCAATCCATTTGGCTAACTTGCTTGAATCGGTTAAGGCAGTCCACAGCTTTTCAACTGATGTCGTAAACTGAAAATCCATATTTAGTGATAAACTCATTCTTCATCCTCCTCTAATAGCTGGCCTAATCGCATCATATTGTTAGACCAATACTTCCTGTAGAAAGCAACCCAGTCCTCAACCTCCTTGAGTGGAGATGCGTTTAACTTATACCGCGTTTCCCTGCCAACTCTACGATCATGCACCAGACTGGCCTCCTTAAGGATAGTCAAATGTTTGGAGACCGCCGTACGACCCATTGAAAAATGCGGCGTGATCTCATGTAAAGGTAGCTCATCTGCATCGGACAACAGATGAATCAGTCTGCGCCTTGTCGGATCTGCAATCGCGTCAAATACATCCCGTAATTGTACAGCTTGGTTCATCGTAATCCACCAAATTTCCTCATGTAGTATTTAAAAAGAGACACCGTTTGGTGTCTAATTTATTATAGGACACCACCGGGTGTCTAGTCAATAAAAAGGGGTTAGCCAAAATGGCTCATACCACTTATCCTTTCTTATACTAACCGTACAAACATCCGTTAATTTTATAAGTAATTATGGAACACGAATATCCCTCATGCCTTACGAACAGAGGGCGAGTAAAATACGTCACTATGCATATGCTGAACCCTGTCCCAGTTGCCGGGATTGGTCGTGTCCGGGGAGCGGCGCTCAAGAATAGCCTGATATAGATCGGTTTTTTCCTCCAAGTGGGCAACGTGCCGTTTGGCTTCTTCGAGCTTGGCGAGCGCCGCTTCTTTATGCTCCATCATGAGTGTGTAGCGTTGTGGTATGGTCGCATCCCCTTCGAGACATAAATCGACGTACTTTTTAATGACCTCAATCGGCATCCCGGATTGCTTGAGGCATTTAACGCCATGCAGCCAATTGATCGATTCTTCATCGAACATCCGGATATTATTCTCATTGCGCTGTACGCTGGGCACCAGGCCTTTATCCGTGTAAAAGCGCACGGCGTGCTCGGTAAGTCCCGTGATCTGGGCAGCTTCTTTGACCGTATGCATGTGATATCCTCCTTGGAAAATAATTTTTTAAACATGGCTTGACTTCGTGTTACACGAAGGTTCTAAGCTGATTGTAATGCAAATCGGCTTCAAGCGGAATCCCCCCTCTGCAGTGCAGATCCCCAGGGATTCGCGGCCGTTTGCTGTTATACATTTGAACAATAGGAGGAATTACCATGCAAACCGTAACATTGAACAATGGAGTGAAAATGCCGATCATCGGCTTCGGTGTCTACCAAGTTCCCGACGCTGAAGAATGCGAAAACGCCGTATATGAAGCACTGATGGCCGGTTACCGCCTGATCGACACCGCCGCGGGTTATTTGAACGAGGAAGCGGTCGGACGCGCGGTCAAGCGTAGCGGCGTACCGCGTGAGGAGCTGTTCATCACGACCAAGCTCTGGGTTCAGGATGCCAGCTACGAGAGTGCCAAGCTGGCGTTTGCCAAATCCCTGAAGAAGCTGCAGCTCGACTATCTCGATCTATACCTGATTCACCAGCCGTTCGGCGATTACTACGGCGCTTGGCGCGCGATGGAAGAACTGTACCGCGAAGGCAAAATCAAGGCGATCGGTGTCAGCAACTTCCTGCCCGACCGTCTGATGGACCTCATCGTGCATAACGAAATCGTGCCTGCCGTCAACCAAATTGAAACGCACCCGTTGTACCAGCAAACGGAGGCCAGCGCTTTTTTGAAAGAGCAGGGAGTTCAACACCAGTCGTGGGCGCCGTTCGCTGAAGGACGGGGCAACATGTTCGGCAACGAAGTGCTGACCTCGATTGCTGAAAAACACAACAAATCCGTCGCCCAGATCGTGTTGCGCTGGCTTGTTCAGCGTGAAGTCGTTGTCATTCCAAAATCGGTGCGCAAAGAACGAATCGTCGAAAACTTCGACATTTTCGATTTTGAGTTAAGTGCAGATGATATGGAACAAATTTCGACCCTCGATACACGGGAAAGTCTCTTCTTATCGTACCGCGATCCGGAAGTCGCCAAGATGATGGGCAACTGGAGAGTCGAGCTGTAATCCACGGTCGAAACATAAACTCATTACGCGTTTATCCTCATCTATTTAAGAAAGGACAGGGCGGGTGCCCCTGTCCTTTCTTTACTTGAATAGGAATTTTACGAAAAGACAGAGTGAGCGAACTCGCACAAAGAACATACTTATAGCCTAGTTCCTCCGGTGGCATCAATAAATTGCCCCGTGATCCATCGCGCCTCCTCAGATGCTAGAAACGCAACTACATCAGCAACGTCCTTAGTGGTGCCAACTCTTCCGAAAGCAGACATTGAAGCTGCTTCAGCATGGGCTTCTGGGTTAGCGAGCCAATCCTTGTTCATATCAGTAGCCGTAATTCCCGGCCTTACTGCGTTAACAGTAATACCTTTTGATGCAAAAAGTGGGGCTAACGCCAAAGTAAGTGTCTCAATGGCCCCCTTGGAAG
This window harbors:
- a CDS encoding iron chaperone; its protein translation is MEVFAEFLDHIENPQHRERMEEVLSWVMKKFPSLSPTLKWNQPMFTDHGTYIIGFSISKKHMAVSPEQTGVAHFSDEISKVGYDQTKEIVRIPWDRPVEYSLLEKMIEFNMMDKATCTTFWR
- a CDS encoding SRPBCC domain-containing protein, with amino-acid sequence MSLSLNMDFQFTTSVEKLWTALTDSSKLAKWIADNDFEPVVGHRFQFRHEPNEYWDGIVDSEVLIVDEPNLLSFTWAVGEERHTVTLTIQDLGDGKVNLHLEQTGITNEQGFAGAKYGWMAWIDKLVKVLLEQ
- a CDS encoding metalloregulator ArsR/SmtB family transcription factor translates to MNQAVQLRDVFDAIADPTRRRLIHLLSDADELPLHEITPHFSMGRTAVSKHLTILKEASLVHDRRVGRETRYKLNASPLKEVEDWVAFYRKYWSNNMMRLGQLLEEDEE
- a CDS encoding MerR family transcriptional regulator; translation: MHTVKEAAQITGLTEHAVRFYTDKGLVPSVQRNENNIRMFDEESINWLHGVKCLKQSGMPIEVIKKYVDLCLEGDATIPQRYTLMMEHKEAALAKLEEAKRHVAHLEEKTDLYQAILERRSPDTTNPGNWDRVQHMHSDVFYSPSVRKA
- a CDS encoding aldo/keto reductase, which produces MQTVTLNNGVKMPIIGFGVYQVPDAEECENAVYEALMAGYRLIDTAAGYLNEEAVGRAVKRSGVPREELFITTKLWVQDASYESAKLAFAKSLKKLQLDYLDLYLIHQPFGDYYGAWRAMEELYREGKIKAIGVSNFLPDRLMDLIVHNEIVPAVNQIETHPLYQQTEASAFLKEQGVQHQSWAPFAEGRGNMFGNEVLTSIAEKHNKSVAQIVLRWLVQREVVVIPKSVRKERIVENFDIFDFELSADDMEQISTLDTRESLFLSYRDPEVAKMMGNWRVEL